A section of the Sphingomonas sp. LT1P40 genome encodes:
- the argB gene encoding acetylglutamate kinase: MTQHAPDPAMLAKAETLTDALPYMQRYKGKTFVVKYGGHAMGDPELARDFAEDVVLLKAVGINPVVVHGGGPQIGSMLKRLGVESSFVGGLRVTDAETARIAEMVLAGSINKEIVSWIGAAGGRALGISGKDSGLVTARKVQRSEADALQGIERHVDLGFVGEPVSVDASVLTTLSNQGFIPVIAPIALGADGHTYNINADTMAGAIAAALGASRFFLLTDVPGVLDKSGDLLTDLDPGRILALKADGTISGGMIPKVETCVAAVDAGVDAAVILDGRIPHSMLLEIFTTQGAGTLVHR; this comes from the coding sequence ATGACCCAACACGCACCCGATCCGGCCATGCTCGCCAAGGCGGAAACGCTGACCGATGCGCTGCCCTATATGCAGCGTTACAAAGGCAAGACATTCGTCGTGAAATATGGTGGCCATGCGATGGGCGACCCGGAACTGGCACGCGATTTTGCCGAGGATGTGGTGCTGCTCAAGGCGGTCGGCATCAACCCGGTGGTGGTGCATGGCGGCGGGCCGCAGATCGGATCGATGCTCAAACGGCTGGGCGTCGAATCGAGCTTTGTCGGCGGTCTGCGCGTGACCGATGCCGAAACCGCGCGGATCGCCGAAATGGTGCTGGCGGGATCGATCAACAAGGAAATCGTGTCGTGGATCGGGGCTGCGGGTGGTCGCGCGCTGGGCATTTCCGGCAAGGATTCGGGTCTGGTCACCGCGCGCAAAGTCCAGCGCAGCGAGGCGGATGCGCTGCAAGGTATTGAGCGTCATGTCGATCTGGGCTTCGTCGGCGAACCTGTTTCGGTCGATGCATCGGTGCTGACCACCCTGTCGAATCAGGGCTTCATCCCGGTGATCGCGCCGATCGCGCTGGGCGCGGACGGGCATACCTATAATATCAACGCCGATACCATGGCGGGCGCGATCGCCGCTGCGCTGGGGGCCTCACGTTTCTTCCTGTTGACCGACGTGCCGGGGGTGCTCGACAAATCCGGCGACCTGCTCACCGATCTCGACCCCGGTCGCATCCTCGCGCTGAAGGCAGACGGCACGATTTCGGGCGGGATGATCCCGAAGGTCGAGACCTGCGTCGCCGCGGTCGATGCCGGGGTGGACGCCGCCGTCATCCTCGACGGACGTATTCCGCATTCGATGCTGTTGGAAATCTTCACGACGCAAGGTGCGGGCACCTTGGTTCACCGCTGA
- a CDS encoding bifunctional 5,10-methylenetetrahydrofolate dehydrogenase/5,10-methenyltetrahydrofolate cyclohydrolase — protein sequence MTAEIIDGKAFALRLRERVGVAAAAFEAAAGRKAGLAVVLVGDDPASAVYVRSKGKATIAANMVSFEHRLPADTTQDMLIALVRQLNADAAVDGILVQLPLPRHLDEQAVVAAIDPAKDVDGLTPVNAGRLALGIDGLVPCTPLGSLMLLQDQLGDLSGKDAIVIGRSILVGKPMAALLTAASCTVTLAHSRTKDLPGHVARADIVVAAVARPHFVKGAWLKPGATVIDVGINRVDGALVGDVEFDSAASVAGAITPVPGGVGPMTIACLLRNALVAAHRNAGIALDENL from the coding sequence ATGACGGCTGAAATCATCGACGGCAAGGCATTTGCCTTGCGACTCCGCGAGCGTGTCGGCGTTGCGGCGGCAGCATTCGAGGCGGCGGCGGGCCGCAAGGCGGGCCTTGCGGTCGTGCTGGTCGGCGATGATCCCGCCTCCGCCGTTTACGTCCGCAGCAAGGGCAAGGCGACCATCGCCGCCAACATGGTGAGCTTCGAGCATCGCTTGCCCGCCGACACGACGCAGGACATGTTGATAGCGCTGGTCCGCCAGCTCAACGCCGACGCAGCGGTGGACGGCATCCTCGTCCAGCTGCCCCTGCCCCGCCATCTCGACGAACAGGCGGTGGTTGCGGCGATCGATCCGGCGAAGGATGTCGATGGCCTCACCCCGGTCAATGCCGGTCGGCTGGCGCTGGGCATTGACGGGCTGGTGCCTTGCACCCCGCTTGGCAGCCTGATGCTGTTGCAGGACCAGTTGGGCGACCTTTCCGGCAAGGACGCTATCGTCATCGGCCGCTCAATCCTCGTCGGAAAGCCGATGGCCGCGTTGCTGACGGCAGCCAGCTGCACCGTCACCCTTGCCCATTCGCGCACCAAAGACCTGCCCGGTCACGTTGCCCGCGCCGACATCGTCGTCGCCGCGGTCGCGCGCCCCCATTTCGTCAAGGGCGCGTGGCTAAAGCCCGGCGCGACCGTGATCGATGTCGGCATCAACCGCGTCGACGGTGCCCTCGTCGGCGATGTCGAGTTCGACAGCGCCGCCTCGGTCGCGGGCGCGATTACCCCGGTTCCGGGCGGCGTCGGCCCGATGACCATCGCCTGTTTGCTGCGCAATGCGCTGGTCGCTGCGCACCGCAATGCAGGCATTGCGCTCGACGAAAACCTCTAA
- a CDS encoding YggT family protein, with amino-acid sequence MGTTIAIIFDIVQILLNVLWWIIVVQAILSVLIAFNVINTYNDFVSSLWKGLNTLTEPIYRPIRRILPDTGPMDFAPFVVLILIAIINYAIIPNLGAALASNGI; translated from the coding sequence TTGGGCACGACAATCGCGATCATTTTCGACATCGTCCAGATCCTCTTGAACGTGCTGTGGTGGATCATCGTCGTTCAGGCGATCCTGTCGGTATTGATCGCGTTCAACGTTATCAACACGTATAATGATTTCGTCAGCTCGCTGTGGAAGGGTCTGAACACGCTGACCGAGCCGATCTATCGACCGATTCGCCGCATCCTGCCCGACACCGGGCCGATGGATTTCGCGCCGTTCGTGGTGCTGATCCTGATTGCGATCATCAACTATGCGATCATCCCCAATCTGGGTGCGGCGCTGGCGAGCAACGGTATCTAA
- a CDS encoding queuosine precursor transporter, producing the protein MTTPVPLTRSLFFLSIFYGGMVCIAGVLGNKQVALGPLAVEAGIFAFLLLVAVSSAVAELHGRSVANKLVLFGFVPLIASLLLSLLVFALPPSAEMIEQRADGLKAIQLILFSTWRIWIGGIIAYGISQTLNVTIFAALKGREGSRMLWFRSAVAGVLSQIVDTLVFVFVAFYGLFDITNLLAGQMLAKVTLSIVLVPLLIYGFVALGRHLDRSAPAA; encoded by the coding sequence ATGACGACACCTGTTCCGCTGACGCGCTCGCTCTTCTTCCTCTCGATCTTCTATGGGGGCATGGTCTGCATCGCGGGCGTGCTGGGCAATAAGCAGGTTGCATTGGGGCCATTGGCGGTCGAGGCGGGCATCTTCGCCTTTCTGCTGCTGGTCGCGGTGTCGAGCGCCGTTGCGGAACTGCACGGGCGCAGTGTCGCCAACAAACTGGTGCTGTTCGGCTTCGTGCCGTTGATCGCGTCGCTGCTGCTATCACTGCTGGTGTTCGCGCTTCCGCCATCGGCGGAAATGATCGAGCAACGCGCCGACGGGCTGAAGGCGATCCAGCTGATCCTGTTCAGCACTTGGCGCATCTGGATCGGCGGGATCATCGCTTATGGCATTTCGCAGACGCTGAACGTCACCATCTTCGCCGCGCTCAAGGGGCGGGAAGGATCGCGCATGCTGTGGTTCCGCTCGGCGGTGGCGGGCGTGCTCAGCCAGATCGTCGATACATTGGTATTCGTGTTCGTCGCCTTTTACGGGCTCTTCGACATCACCAACCTGCTGGCGGGCCAGATGCTGGCCAAGGTTACCTTGTCGATCGTGCTGGTGCCGCTGCTGATCTACGGCTTCGTTGCGCTGGGTCGCCATCTGGACCGGAGCGCTCCCGCCGCCTAA